A window of Lagenorhynchus albirostris chromosome 11, mLagAlb1.1, whole genome shotgun sequence contains these coding sequences:
- the TSPAN9 gene encoding tetraspanin-9 isoform X2: protein MARGCLCCLKYTMFLFNLIFWLCGCGLLGVGIWLSVSQGNFATFSPSFPSLSAANLVIAIGTVVMVTGFLGCLGAVKENRCLLLSFFIVLLITLLAELILIILFFVYTDKVNENARKDLKEGLLLYNSENNVGLKNAWNIIQAEMRCCGVTDYTDWYPVLGENTVPDRCCMENSQGCGRNSSAPVWRTGCYEKVKMWFDDNKHVLGTVGMCILIVQILGMAFSMTLFQHIHRTGKKYDA from the exons ctCTGTGGCTGTGGACTGCTTGGAGTGGGCATTTGGCTCTCCGTGTCCCAAGGCAATTTTGCCACCTTCTCCCCCAGCTTCCCATCGCTGTCTGCAGCCAACCTCGTCATTGCCATAGGCACCGTCGTCATGGTGACGGGCTTCCTCGGCTGCCTGGGCGCCGTCAAGGAGAACAGGTGCCTCCTTCTGAGT TTTTTCATCGTCTTGTTGATCACCCTCCTGGCGGAGCTGATCTTAATTATCCTCTTCTTTGTCTACACGGACAAG GTGAATGAGAACGCCAGGAAGGACCTGAAGGAAGGCCTGCTGCTGTACAACTCGGAGAACAACGTGGGGCTTAAGAACGCCTGGAACATCATTCAGGCCGAG ATGCGGTGCTGTGGTGTCACCGACTACACAGACTGGTACCCGGTGCTGGGGGAGAACACGGTTCCCGACCGCTGCTGCATGGAGAACTCCCAGGGCTGTGGGCGCAACAGCAGCGCCCCCGTGTGGAGGACG GGCTGCTACGAGAAGGTGAAGATGTGGTTTGATGACAATAAACACGTGCTCGGCACGGTGGGGATGTGCATCCTGATCGTGCAG ATTCTGGGCATGGCCTTCTCCATGACCCTCTTCCAGCACATCCACCggactgggaaaaaatatgaCGCCTGA